A window from Crocosphaera sp. UHCC 0190 encodes these proteins:
- a CDS encoding DUF29 domain-containing protein, with amino-acid sequence MLTQNYLKNLYEIDEYLWLEETIKILKEHRLNDLDIENLIEELESLGKRDKSRVSSFLEQIIRHLLLLQYWELEKQRNQNHWRAEIQSFRTQLRKYLTTNLQNHLAEELDNIYEDALGYVQEKTGFFVDFPEKCPYTLEQLLTQKWFPSED; translated from the coding sequence ATGCTAACACAAAATTATCTAAAAAATCTTTATGAAATTGATGAATATCTTTGGCTAGAAGAAACCATTAAAATTCTTAAAGAACACCGTTTAAATGACTTAGATATAGAAAACCTCATTGAGGAGTTAGAAAGCTTGGGTAAAAGGGATAAAAGCAGAGTAAGTAGCTTTCTAGAACAGATTATTAGACATTTATTATTATTACAATATTGGGAACTGGAAAAGCAAAGAAATCAGAATCATTGGCGAGCAGAAATACAAAGTTTTCGGACTCAGTTAAGAAAATATTTGACAACTAATTTACAAAATCATCTAGCAGAAGAACTAGATAATATCTATGAAGATGCTTTGGGTTATGTTCAAGAAAAAACAGGCTTTTTTGTAGATTTTCCTGAAAAATGCCCTTATACATTAGAGCAATTATTGACTCAAAAATGGTTCCCTAGTGAAGATTAA
- the hisG gene encoding ATP phosphoribosyltransferase, which produces MITIALPKGALLSDSIELFQKIGLDFSGFLDSKNRQLQITDPTNTAKALLVRATDVPVYVEYGQAQLGIVGYDLLLEKTPTVAHLSDLKFGSCRMSVAVPASSPYQRPGELPPNGKVASKFVNCAKDYFRRLDIPVEIIPLYGSVELGPITGMSEAIVDLVSTGRTLKENGLVEIDTLFQSTARLIAHPLSYRLNLDNLNDWSEKIRAIVSETQAIKG; this is translated from the coding sequence ATGATTACCATTGCATTACCCAAAGGCGCACTTTTATCAGATTCCATTGAACTCTTTCAAAAAATCGGCTTAGATTTTAGTGGATTTTTAGACTCAAAAAACCGTCAATTACAAATTACCGATCCCACCAATACCGCCAAAGCCTTATTAGTCAGAGCAACAGATGTACCTGTTTACGTCGAATATGGCCAGGCACAATTAGGCATCGTTGGCTATGACTTATTATTAGAAAAAACTCCCACAGTAGCCCATTTATCCGATCTAAAATTTGGCAGTTGTCGAATGTCAGTGGCCGTCCCTGCATCAAGTCCCTATCAACGGCCAGGAGAACTGCCCCCCAATGGAAAAGTAGCCTCAAAATTTGTCAACTGCGCTAAAGATTATTTTCGCCGCTTAGATATCCCCGTAGAAATCATACCCCTGTATGGTTCAGTAGAATTAGGCCCCATTACCGGAATGTCAGAAGCGATCGTCGATCTCGTTTCCACCGGACGCACCCTCAAAGAAAACGGTCTAGTCGAAATTGACACCCTATTTCAGAGTACCGCCCGTCTCATTGCCCATCCCCTCAGTTATCGATTAAATTTAGATAATCTTAATGATTGGAGTGAAAAAATTAGAGCAATCGTCTCTGAAACCCAAGCAATCAAGGGTTAA
- a CDS encoding ureidoglycolate lyase: protein MLATIKPLPALAINSDNFQAYGQLITPSQHGKLYDETDAQLNLKNGIPRFYIMHLEKRGRQFDRITRHCQCTQCLGALEGKEWFMAVAPPSEQNYPDLTQLKAFKIPGNCFIKLNVGTWHAGPYFDHDEVDFYNLELSDTNVVDHFTYNFLKEEHLTFEIVT from the coding sequence ATGTTAGCCACCATTAAACCTTTACCTGCTCTCGCCATTAATTCTGACAATTTTCAAGCCTATGGTCAGTTAATTACCCCGTCGCAACATGGTAAACTATATGATGAAACTGATGCCCAATTAAACCTAAAAAATGGCATCCCTCGCTTCTATATTATGCACTTAGAAAAACGAGGTAGACAGTTTGATCGTATTACTCGTCATTGTCAATGTACCCAATGTTTAGGAGCATTAGAAGGGAAAGAATGGTTTATGGCTGTTGCACCTCCTAGTGAGCAAAATTATCCTGATTTGACACAATTAAAAGCCTTTAAAATTCCAGGAAATTGCTTTATTAAATTAAATGTGGGGACTTGGCACGCAGGGCCATATTTTGATCACGATGAAGTTGATTTTTATAACTTAGAATTAAGTGATACTAATGTTGTTGATCATTTTACCTACAACTTCTTAAAAGAAGAGCATTTAACCTTTGAAATTGTTACCTAA
- a CDS encoding alpha/beta hydrolase: MKTNPSLTQPKPPLTTQEVGTVNIRGVDHYYEWIRQPGTLQKPVMVFVHGWGGSARYWRSTATFLSDNYDCLLYDLRGFGRSKLPENPLNLSYELEEYAEDLKELLETLKINKMYLHSHSMGASVGALFATMYPEKVARLILTCNGIFEYDERAFSAFHKFGGYVVKFRYNWFLKFPFADRLFMARFLHRPIEKQERIAFLEDFILADYEAALGTIYTSVSLKAVEVMPQIFAEISVPTLLIAGEKDIIIPAAMGRMAASLNDKIEYVEIEKTAHFPMLEAPETYLTKVREFVKQ, from the coding sequence ATGAAAACGAATCCATCCCTTACCCAACCCAAACCCCCATTAACCACCCAAGAAGTGGGAACCGTAAATATTCGAGGTGTCGATCACTATTATGAGTGGATACGACAACCAGGAACCCTGCAAAAACCTGTCATGGTGTTTGTTCATGGTTGGGGAGGTTCCGCTAGATATTGGCGCAGTACCGCCACATTTTTAAGTGATAATTATGATTGTTTATTGTATGATTTACGAGGTTTTGGACGCTCTAAATTACCAGAAAATCCATTAAATTTAAGCTATGAATTAGAAGAATATGCCGAAGATTTAAAAGAGTTATTAGAAACATTAAAAATCAATAAAATGTATCTCCATAGTCATTCAATGGGGGCATCTGTCGGAGCTTTGTTTGCTACCATGTACCCCGAAAAAGTAGCAAGATTAATTCTCACTTGCAACGGAATTTTTGAATATGATGAAAGGGCTTTTTCTGCCTTTCACAAGTTTGGTGGTTATGTAGTTAAATTTCGTTATAATTGGTTTCTAAAATTCCCCTTTGCTGATCGCTTATTTATGGCGAGATTTCTCCATCGTCCCATTGAAAAACAAGAAAGGATTGCTTTTTTAGAGGATTTTATTTTAGCTGATTATGAAGCAGCATTAGGAACTATTTATACATCCGTTAGTCTAAAAGCTGTGGAAGTTATGCCTCAAATATTCGCCGAAATCTCTGTTCCAACCTTGTTAATAGCAGGGGAAAAAGATATCATTATTCCGGCAGCAATGGGACGTATGGCAGCCAGTTTAAATGATAAAATTGAATATGTAGAGATTGAAAAAACGGCTCATTTCCCCATGTTAGAAGCCCCAGAAACTTACTTGACAAAAGTTCGAGAATTTGTTAAGCAATAA
- the hisIE gene encoding bifunctional phosphoribosyl-AMP cyclohydrolase/phosphoribosyl-ATP diphosphatase HisIE, translated as MSSLSPDFNFTDAIPLDKIRYNEQGLVPAIAQDYLDGTVLMMAWMNRESLKKTLATGETWYWSRSRQELWHKGATSGHIQKVKAIRYDCDSDALLITIEQLGDIACHTGERSCFHQLEDSQKVAPPADALSGVYEVICERRDHPVEGSYTRTLLAGGDNKILKKIGEESAEVVMACKDDDKDAIASEVADLFYHTLVALSYHHVPLKDVYRKLQERRR; from the coding sequence ATGTCTTCTCTCTCCCCTGATTTTAATTTTACTGATGCGATTCCCCTCGATAAAATCCGCTATAATGAACAGGGATTAGTGCCAGCGATCGCCCAAGATTATTTGGATGGCACTGTCTTGATGATGGCCTGGATGAATCGAGAATCCCTCAAAAAAACCTTAGCAACGGGAGAAACTTGGTATTGGAGTCGTTCTCGTCAGGAATTATGGCATAAAGGGGCCACCTCTGGCCATATTCAAAAGGTCAAGGCAATTCGTTATGATTGTGATAGTGATGCCCTATTAATTACTATCGAACAATTGGGGGATATTGCTTGTCATACGGGGGAAAGAAGCTGTTTTCATCAATTAGAAGATTCCCAAAAAGTTGCGCCCCCTGCTGATGCTTTGTCAGGGGTTTATGAGGTGATTTGTGAGCGTCGAGATCATCCGGTTGAGGGATCGTACACCCGCACTTTATTAGCAGGGGGAGATAACAAAATCCTCAAAAAAATTGGGGAAGAATCTGCTGAGGTCGTCATGGCTTGTAAGGATGATGACAAAGACGCGATCGCCTCAGAAGTTGCTGATTTATTCTATCATACTTTAGTGGCTTTATCCTATCATCACGTTCCCCTAAAAGATGTCTATCGTAAGTTACAAGAAAGAAGACGATAG
- the thrB gene encoding homoserine kinase, with protein sequence MTTVTISVPATTANIGPGFDCLGAALTLYNQFQFTLAQENSPELQITVTGSEAHRVSTDKSNLIYQAFAHLYHHLDKKAPRIAINIRLGVPLARGLGSSATAIVGGLMGANELAGNPLSLSEIMELAIAMEGHPDNVVPALLGNCQLSVGEMGNWEICQIPWHSDIIPVVAIPNFELSTEEARAVLPKTLPRADAIFNIAHIGLLIRALETGNGIWLNKAMADKVHQPYRKGLIEGYEFVQESALKAGAYGMVISGAGPTLLALTSPQNLQAVESAMKTAWTQREINCEVRSLTIDTQGAKVQ encoded by the coding sequence ATGACTACTGTTACCATTTCCGTTCCCGCAACCACCGCAAACATCGGCCCAGGTTTTGACTGTCTTGGGGCAGCCCTAACCCTTTACAATCAATTCCAGTTTACCCTAGCACAAGAAAACAGCCCAGAGCTACAAATTACCGTCACCGGAAGCGAAGCACACCGCGTCAGTACGGATAAAAGTAACCTAATCTATCAAGCCTTTGCTCATTTGTACCACCATTTAGACAAAAAAGCCCCTAGAATCGCCATTAACATCCGTTTAGGTGTTCCCCTAGCCAGAGGGTTAGGAAGCTCTGCTACGGCTATTGTCGGCGGGCTAATGGGGGCCAATGAATTAGCGGGAAACCCCCTCTCCTTGTCAGAAATCATGGAACTTGCGATCGCCATGGAAGGCCACCCCGATAATGTCGTACCCGCTTTACTGGGAAACTGTCAATTATCCGTCGGAGAGATGGGAAACTGGGAAATTTGTCAAATTCCTTGGCATAGCGATATTATCCCCGTGGTTGCTATCCCTAACTTTGAATTATCCACCGAAGAAGCAAGGGCCGTTTTACCCAAAACCTTACCCCGTGCTGATGCTATATTTAACATTGCTCACATCGGACTGCTAATTAGAGCCTTGGAAACAGGCAACGGAATTTGGTTAAATAAAGCCATGGCCGATAAAGTCCATCAACCCTATCGTAAAGGACTAATTGAAGGCTATGAATTTGTGCAAGAATCGGCACTGAAAGCAGGAGCCTATGGTATGGTCATTAGTGGAGCAGGGCCAACCCTTTTAGCCTTAACAAGTCCCCAGAATCTTCAAGCTGTTGAAAGTGCCATGAAAACAGCTTGGACGCAACGAGAAATTAATTGTGAAGTGCGATCGCTTACCATTGATACTCAAGGAGCAAAAGTTCAGTAA
- a CDS encoding diguanylate cyclase → MKHLKPFQPEDFLILAVDDLRKNLQLLIEILDKFGYGTTFALTGTQALERVKIAKPDLILLDLMMPEMNGLEVCKILKSDEITQDIPIIFLTASNEDNHLLQAFESGAVDYVIKPFKSPELLARVKIHLELKRTKDELKKAYEEMKIIASTDELTGIANRRTIFNIGQQEFERSQRYNAHFSLLMIDIDYFKIINDTYGHDIGDEALKMVVNTTLQCLRKVDHLGRLETQQEPSEKLGHLGRLGGEEFVVILPETPLEGATLAAKRVCHAVSQQGLQIQDKTVKITVSIGVSTFSHNDIRIDDVLKRADLALYEAKEKGRNQVAIMHNQ, encoded by the coding sequence ATGAAACATCTTAAGCCTTTTCAACCTGAAGACTTTTTAATCCTGGCGGTTGATGATCTGCGTAAAAATTTACAATTATTAATCGAAATTCTCGATAAATTTGGTTATGGAACTACCTTTGCTTTGACGGGTACTCAAGCTTTAGAACGAGTAAAAATAGCTAAGCCGGATTTAATTTTATTAGATTTAATGATGCCAGAAATGAACGGATTAGAAGTGTGTAAAATCCTTAAAAGCGATGAAATAACCCAAGATATTCCGATTATTTTCCTGACAGCGAGCAATGAAGATAATCATCTGTTACAAGCCTTTGAATCTGGGGCGGTAGATTATGTAATAAAACCCTTTAAGTCCCCGGAACTTTTAGCAAGGGTTAAAATACATTTAGAATTAAAACGCACCAAAGATGAATTAAAAAAAGCCTATGAAGAAATGAAAATAATCGCCTCTACCGATGAGTTAACAGGCATTGCTAACCGTCGGACTATTTTTAACATTGGACAACAGGAATTTGAACGTAGTCAAAGGTATAATGCTCATTTTTCTTTACTAATGATTGACATTGATTATTTTAAAATAATCAATGATACTTATGGTCATGATATTGGGGATGAAGCCCTGAAAATGGTAGTCAATACTACCTTACAATGTTTGCGTAAAGTCGATCATTTAGGTAGGCTAGAAACGCAACAGGAACCCTCAGAAAAATTGGGACACTTAGGCAGACTCGGTGGGGAAGAATTTGTGGTGATTCTACCAGAAACCCCCCTAGAAGGAGCAACATTAGCCGCTAAGCGAGTTTGTCATGCGGTTTCTCAGCAAGGTTTGCAAATTCAGGATAAAACCGTTAAAATTACAGTGAGTATTGGGGTGTCTACTTTTAGTCACAATGATATTAGAATTGATGATGTCCTTAAACGGGCTGATTTAGCTCTTTATGAGGCCAAAGAAAAAGGTCGTAATCAAGTCGCTATTATGCACAATCAATGA
- a CDS encoding ATP-binding protein — translation MGNLRYYLSFACLLAAAFLGNYYSFSLFFDIKFIFGSIAVLIVIYYYGIFGGTLAALISGGVTFYLWGHPYAMVVIILEALFIALLSRRYNNFVLLDGIFWVGIGMPLVGLFYGLLLPTTVSATWVILLKQGLNGIVNALVAQLMITYIPLDRIIGKRKLIRQLSFQQTIFDLLLAFILFPSLIITVIQGNQILKSIESEINIEIQTVINPITNNVERWYQSNLNALQSLAQYASTSANQNNLALIQNSFSELDEIYQTNEQGIITNAYPNREKIGRSLFSLNILDQGQWNQIKKQQKPWLYELHKNQYSDLHDLTIQVPIIEAEQNRFSGIIHGHLTLKELQKSIEIKLEKIVIETILVDQNNAIITNSPDNFKTGEIFNWQAGGEIHKIQNDLMQWLPIKPGKPLMSRWQESYYIKEIDLKNNLPWKLIIRVPSQPYVLQLQALYIKNLAIMLIVSLIGLSLAYGISRALTSPLLTLAQTTSNLPKKILIQSEDDDFLEIQDENYIKTRISELTLIADNFQVITKVLRQQFYEIKAAKETLEIKVEERTKELQKLNENLALKIVEKQLIEEELRENERRYDLAVSGTNDGIWDWDLRNNTVYYSPVWMKILGHENQPLAHLLSTWSDQVHPDDLDRTYQNISNHLEGQTEVYENIHRLRHKDGQYLWIEAKGKCLRDQQGMPYRLVGTITNITEKKQAEEELKAAKETAEIANQAKSEFLANMSHEIRTPMNAILGFCDLLMGIITEPRPRSYLDSIASSGKVLLALINDILDLSKIEAGKLKINNEPIDLRGLITEIQQIFSETAAQKNLNFYVSIDSQVPDVIIFDEVRLRQILCNVVGNALKFTEKGYVKIEVTGESLGSDQTTNPNYFLLKIAIEDTGIGIASEQQELVFDVFTQSEGQSTRKYGGTGLGLTITRRLTKILGGRIELKSELGKGSIFTLIFPQVSLGEIRDICPVKEQVNVNFNQLLPAIILAVDDVASNRDLIIGYFQETHHTILLANDGQEALEKARQYHPDLILMDLRMPNMDGYEATKILKDDPTTQAIPIMILTASSEKKEQEMLETLCQDFLSKPISRAQLLSAMEKILPPDPDQPMTTLLVEKSEPLRLKNKPAPPELLEKLRQEEETIWNKLHQTMIMKDLRQFAQRLRQWGEEYQCLSLIDYATRLEMQILEFDGENLSNTVESFPQMWRSL, via the coding sequence ATGGGGAATCTTAGATATTATCTTAGTTTTGCTTGTTTACTGGCAGCCGCATTTTTGGGAAATTATTACAGTTTTTCTTTGTTTTTTGACATAAAGTTTATTTTTGGTAGTATCGCGGTTTTAATTGTTATTTATTATTACGGCATTTTTGGGGGAACCCTCGCGGCTCTGATTAGTGGTGGCGTTACTTTTTATCTCTGGGGTCATCCTTATGCGATGGTGGTAATCATTTTAGAAGCTTTATTTATCGCCCTTTTATCCCGTCGCTATAACAATTTTGTCTTACTAGATGGCATTTTTTGGGTAGGAATTGGAATGCCCTTGGTTGGGTTATTTTATGGGTTGCTTTTGCCCACTACAGTATCAGCAACCTGGGTAATTCTTTTGAAACAAGGACTTAATGGAATTGTTAATGCACTTGTTGCTCAATTAATGATTACTTACATTCCTCTTGACAGAATTATTGGTAAACGTAAGTTGATTCGTCAATTATCGTTTCAACAAACTATATTTGATCTCTTATTAGCATTTATTCTATTTCCTAGCTTAATTATAACAGTTATCCAAGGCAATCAAATTCTTAAATCCATTGAATCTGAGATTAATATAGAAATACAAACTGTCATTAATCCAATCACTAATAATGTGGAAAGATGGTATCAATCTAATCTCAATGCTTTGCAATCTTTAGCTCAATATGCCTCTACTTCTGCCAATCAAAATAACCTAGCTTTAATTCAAAATTCTTTCTCTGAGCTTGACGAAATTTATCAGACGAATGAGCAGGGAATTATCACCAATGCTTATCCTAATCGTGAAAAAATTGGTCGTTCTTTATTCAGTTTAAATATTCTTGATCAAGGGCAATGGAATCAAATAAAAAAGCAACAGAAACCATGGCTATATGAACTCCACAAAAATCAGTATTCTGATTTACATGATTTGACGATTCAAGTGCCAATAATTGAAGCTGAGCAAAACCGTTTTAGCGGAATTATTCATGGTCATTTAACCTTAAAAGAATTACAAAAATCAATCGAAATCAAGCTAGAAAAAATTGTCATTGAAACTATTTTAGTTGATCAAAATAATGCAATAATTACTAATAGTCCAGACAATTTTAAAACCGGAGAAATTTTTAATTGGCAAGCAGGAGGGGAGATTCATAAAATTCAAAATGATCTGATGCAATGGCTACCCATTAAGCCAGGAAAACCCCTGATGAGTCGTTGGCAAGAGTCCTATTATATTAAAGAAATTGATTTAAAGAATAATCTTCCTTGGAAGTTAATTATTCGGGTGCCTAGCCAACCCTATGTGCTTCAATTACAAGCTCTTTATATCAAAAATTTGGCGATTATGCTAATTGTTTCATTAATAGGATTATCCCTTGCTTATGGCATTAGTCGCGCCTTAACATCGCCACTTTTAACCTTGGCTCAAACAACCAGTAATTTACCTAAAAAGATTTTAATTCAGTCAGAAGATGATGATTTTCTTGAAATACAAGATGAGAATTATATTAAGACAAGAATATCTGAATTAACGCTTATTGCTGATAATTTTCAAGTAATAACTAAAGTTTTAAGACAACAGTTTTATGAGATTAAAGCCGCCAAAGAAACCTTAGAAATAAAGGTTGAAGAAAGGACAAAAGAATTGCAGAAACTCAATGAAAATCTTGCCTTAAAAATCGTTGAAAAACAACTAATTGAAGAAGAATTGAGAGAAAATGAAAGACGCTATGATTTAGCAGTTTCTGGCACAAATGATGGCATTTGGGATTGGGATTTGCGTAATAATACTGTTTATTATTCTCCGGTTTGGATGAAAATTTTAGGCCATGAAAATCAACCCTTAGCCCATCTTTTATCTACTTGGTCAGATCAGGTACATCCTGATGATCTTGATCGTACTTATCAAAATATTAGCAATCATTTAGAAGGACAAACAGAAGTGTATGAAAACATTCATCGTCTTCGCCATAAAGATGGTCAGTATCTTTGGATAGAAGCCAAGGGAAAATGTCTACGAGATCAACAGGGAATGCCTTACCGTTTAGTGGGAACAATTACCAATATTACTGAGAAAAAACAAGCAGAAGAAGAACTAAAAGCAGCCAAGGAAACTGCAGAAATTGCTAATCAAGCCAAGAGTGAATTTTTAGCGAATATGAGTCATGAAATTCGCACTCCTATGAACGCAATTCTCGGCTTTTGCGACCTACTTATGGGGATAATTACTGAGCCACGCCCTCGTTCTTATCTTGATTCTATTGCCTCAAGTGGCAAAGTTTTACTCGCCTTAATTAATGATATCCTTGATCTTTCTAAAATTGAAGCTGGAAAATTAAAAATTAATAACGAACCCATTGATTTACGAGGATTAATTACAGAAATACAGCAAATTTTTTCAGAGACTGCTGCCCAGAAAAACTTGAATTTTTATGTCAGTATTGATAGTCAGGTTCCTGATGTTATTATTTTTGATGAAGTGAGACTGCGACAAATTCTTTGTAATGTGGTTGGCAATGCTTTGAAATTTACTGAAAAAGGTTATGTTAAAATTGAGGTAACAGGCGAATCATTAGGCAGCGATCAAACCACTAATCCTAATTATTTTTTGTTAAAAATTGCCATAGAAGATACCGGAATTGGCATCGCTTCAGAACAACAAGAACTGGTGTTTGATGTCTTTACCCAAAGCGAAGGACAAAGTACCAGAAAATACGGAGGGACGGGGCTAGGATTAACTATTACCAGACGCTTAACCAAAATTTTAGGAGGAAGAATTGAATTAAAAAGTGAATTAGGAAAAGGTAGTATATTTACCCTGATTTTTCCTCAAGTTTCCCTAGGAGAAATAAGAGATATTTGTCCGGTTAAAGAGCAAGTCAATGTCAATTTTAATCAATTATTACCCGCGATAATTTTAGCCGTTGATGATGTAGCTTCTAACCGAGACTTAATTATCGGGTATTTCCAAGAAACCCATCATACAATTTTACTGGCAAATGATGGACAAGAAGCTCTTGAGAAAGCCCGTCAATATCATCCTGATTTGATTTTAATGGACTTACGAATGCCTAATATGGATGGATATGAAGCGACTAAAATTCTCAAAGATGATCCCACTACTCAAGCTATTCCTATTATGATTTTAACGGCTTCTTCTGAAAAAAAAGAACAAGAAATGTTAGAGACTTTATGTCAAGATTTTTTATCTAAACCCATTAGTCGCGCTCAATTATTATCTGCTATGGAGAAAATTTTACCCCCTGATCCCGATCAACCAATGACCACTTTATTAGTAGAGAAATCGGAACCTTTACGATTAAAAAATAAACCCGCACCCCCGGAATTATTAGAAAAGCTACGTCAAGAAGAAGAAACTATTTGGAATAAACTCCATCAGACTATGATTATGAAAGATTTACGTCAATTTGCTCAACGTTTGCGACAATGGGGAGAGGAGTATCAATGTCTCTCTCTCATAGACTATGCTACCCGTCTCGAAATGCAAATTCTTGAATTTGATGGCGAGAATTTATCTAATACTGTAGAAAGCTTCCCTCAAATGTGGCGATCGCTTTAA
- a CDS encoding pentapeptide repeat-containing protein yields MKAITRIGIIVMASLLVVPMAKAENPAHLQQLKDTHACVGCDLQDADLQNLNLEGVNLENANLINTQLNGVNLSDANLKGANLVNADLDGVILRNANLEGAQMRGVLMKKANLEGANLRGADLTLHDGERANLEGANLQNADLTGAYLRGIKLKEANLQGANLSATDFSLDYPNNTTAKMALNLATAPIPLIYPGAVLGLIGEFVIPEVSALHADLSYANFEGANLENANLQDVDLEAANLKDANLKNANLHFAYLVNTNLSDADLIAAKLTEINMEGANLSNANLQGANLNSSYLVGANLSDANLASAQLTEMDMQKVDLSGVDLQGANLNSSYLVGANLSNANLASAQLTDIDMQKVDLSDANLLGAVLVDSNLDEANLCGAIMPDGSTSQVGCTAINVID; encoded by the coding sequence ATGAAAGCGATCACCAGAATCGGAATTATTGTCATGGCTTCTTTGTTAGTCGTGCCAATGGCCAAAGCAGAAAATCCGGCTCATTTACAGCAATTAAAAGATACCCATGCTTGTGTCGGTTGTGACTTACAAGATGCCGATCTGCAAAACCTAAATTTAGAAGGAGTTAACTTAGAAAACGCCAACTTAATTAATACCCAATTAAATGGGGTTAATTTGAGTGATGCCAACCTAAAAGGGGCAAATCTTGTTAATGCGGATCTCGATGGGGTTATTTTAAGAAATGCCAACTTAGAAGGAGCGCAAATGAGAGGGGTTTTGATGAAAAAGGCTAACCTAGAAGGAGCCAATCTCCGAGGGGCAGACTTAACCCTTCATGATGGAGAAAGAGCTAATTTAGAAGGGGCCAATCTCCAAAATGCTGATTTAACCGGAGCCTATTTAAGAGGTATTAAACTGAAAGAAGCCAACCTTCAAGGGGCCAATCTTTCCGCCACAGATTTCTCCCTAGATTATCCCAATAATACCACAGCAAAAATGGCTTTAAATCTAGCTACAGCACCCATTCCCTTGATTTATCCTGGGGCAGTTTTAGGGTTAATTGGTGAGTTTGTTATTCCTGAAGTTTCTGCCCTCCATGCTGATCTGAGTTATGCCAATTTTGAGGGAGCAAACTTAGAGAATGCTAACCTACAAGACGTTGATTTAGAAGCAGCAAACCTAAAAGATGCCAACTTAAAAAATGCCAACTTACACTTTGCTTATTTGGTTAATACGAATCTCAGTGATGCTGATTTAATCGCCGCCAAACTAACAGAAATTAACATGGAAGGGGCCAACTTAAGTAATGCTAACTTACAAGGGGCTAATCTCAATTCATCCTATTTAGTTGGGGCCAATCTAAGTGATGCTAATTTAGCCTCAGCACAATTGACAGAAATGGATATGCAAAAGGTCGATTTGAGTGGTGTTGATTTACAAGGAGCTAATCTCAATTCATCCTATTTAGTTGGGGCTAATCTGAGTAATGCTAATTTAGCCTCGGCACAATTGACAGACATTGATATGCAAAAGGTCGATTTAAGTGATGCTAACTTACTGGGGGCGGTGCTGGTTGATTCTAACTTGGATGAGGCTAACCTATGCGGTGCCATCATGCCCGATGGTTCCACTTCTCAGGTGGGATGTACTGCCATCAATGTTATTGACTAA
- a CDS encoding transporter substrate-binding domain-containing protein — MRKFLSLLIISLLLGVKNSTVIAANLEEIQKRGKLIVAVKDNVRPLGFVDENNKLQGLEIDLARQLAQEILGDPQAIILQPVSNQERLQKVIDGEVDLAIARITINDSRARLVNFSPYYYLDGTGIITNNYQIRSLSHLSRAKIAVLNVSSTIAIIRSELPQAQLIGVNSYQEALTLLETRKVDAFAADNSILAGWGQEYPQYYQLPLRLSGEGLGVVMPKGLQYASLRGRVNQAITRWKRSGWLAERAEYWGLPW; from the coding sequence ATGAGAAAATTTCTCTCGCTGCTAATAATTAGCTTACTCCTAGGGGTAAAAAACTCAACAGTTATCGCTGCTAATTTAGAGGAAATTCAGAAGCGAGGTAAATTAATTGTCGCCGTTAAAGATAATGTTCGTCCCTTGGGATTTGTTGATGAAAATAACAAGTTACAAGGATTAGAAATAGATCTCGCTCGACAATTAGCTCAAGAAATATTAGGCGATCCTCAAGCAATTATTTTACAACCCGTGAGCAACCAAGAAAGATTACAAAAAGTGATTGATGGTGAGGTGGATTTAGCGATCGCCAGAATAACAATTAATGATTCTCGCGCTCGCTTAGTTAATTTTAGCCCCTATTATTATCTTGATGGCACCGGAATTATTACCAATAATTATCAAATTCGTTCCTTATCCCATTTATCTCGTGCTAAAATTGCTGTTCTTAATGTCTCTAGTACCATTGCTATTATTAGGAGTGAACTTCCCCAAGCGCAACTCATTGGGGTTAATTCTTATCAAGAAGCCTTGACTTTGTTAGAAACCAGAAAAGTTGATGCTTTTGCTGCGGATAATAGTATTTTAGCGGGATGGGGCCAGGAATATCCCCAATATTATCAATTACCCCTGCGTCTATCAGGAGAAGGATTAGGGGTGGTGATGCCCAAGGGTTTGCAGTATGCTAGTCTACGGGGTCGCGTTAATCAAGCCATTACTCGCTGGAAACGCTCTGGATGGCTGGCAGAACGCGCAGAATATTGGGGACTGCCCTGGTAA